The following proteins come from a genomic window of Geothrix edaphica:
- a CDS encoding CoA-binding protein has translation MSASVTDRIQSFLVSGPFAVVGASTDRSKYGNKVLRCYQQHGKEVYPINPKAPEVEGLKAYPSLAALPVKVPAISVITPPAATEQVVREAAAAGVKHIWMQPGAESDAAIRTAESLGMNVIAGGPCLLVMMGYHE, from the coding sequence ATGTCCGCGTCCGTTACTGACCGTATCCAGTCCTTCCTGGTCTCGGGCCCCTTTGCGGTGGTGGGCGCGAGCACGGACCGTTCGAAGTACGGGAACAAGGTGCTGCGCTGCTACCAGCAGCATGGGAAAGAGGTCTATCCCATCAACCCCAAGGCGCCTGAGGTGGAGGGCCTGAAGGCCTACCCCTCGCTGGCGGCGCTGCCGGTGAAGGTGCCGGCCATCTCGGTGATCACGCCACCGGCGGCCACGGAGCAGGTGGTCCGCGAAGCGGCGGCCGCGGGTGTGAAGCACATCTGGATGCAGCCCGGCGCCGAGAGCGACGCGGCCATCCGCACGGCGGAATCCCTGGGGATGAACGTCATCGCCGGGGGGCCCTGCCTGCTGGTGATGATGGGCTATCACGAGTGA
- a CDS encoding ACP S-malonyltransferase produces the protein MSAPASTLLFPGQGTEVPGMSRGWEGHEAWAETLGVAESHTGRPLRRAMVEGPLDLLRSQRLAPCAVLAHSVGIYRAWRGAGMALPVAAAGHSMGFYSALVAAGVVPLEAALDLISAVEDLSEAAFGRGAMGMAFLIGVPELEVHRALADHPGLVLSNRNGQAQFTVSGPVPALEILVGRLEPAALKAGLLPVQHPLHGPHMAALLPAITRRLAAVRPAEPAFPLISHFDGRLLTTGAAAWDEGIASVALPVDWLAVVARLKALGAPLAECGHGRQLAGLTRWAERDLVVASLQDPPRS, from the coding sequence ATGTCCGCTCCCGCCTCCACCCTCCTGTTTCCCGGCCAGGGCACCGAGGTCCCGGGCATGTCCCGGGGCTGGGAGGGCCACGAGGCCTGGGCGGAGACGCTGGGGGTGGCGGAAAGCCACACAGGCCGGCCCCTGAGGCGGGCCATGGTCGAGGGGCCGCTGGATCTGCTGCGGTCTCAGCGGTTGGCGCCCTGTGCCGTGCTGGCCCACTCCGTGGGTATCTACCGCGCCTGGCGCGGGGCCGGGATGGCCCTTCCCGTGGCTGCCGCGGGCCACAGCATGGGGTTCTACTCCGCCCTCGTGGCCGCCGGAGTGGTACCGCTCGAGGCGGCCCTGGACCTGATCTCCGCCGTGGAGGACCTCAGCGAGGCCGCCTTCGGCCGCGGGGCCATGGGCATGGCCTTCCTCATCGGCGTGCCGGAGTTGGAGGTGCACCGGGCCCTGGCGGACCACCCGGGGCTTGTGCTGTCCAATCGCAATGGGCAGGCCCAGTTCACGGTCTCCGGCCCCGTGCCCGCCCTCGAGATCCTGGTGGGGAGACTGGAGCCTGCGGCCCTCAAGGCGGGCCTGTTGCCGGTGCAGCATCCCCTGCATGGCCCCCACATGGCGGCGCTGCTGCCGGCCATCACCCGGAGGCTGGCGGCCGTGCGGCCCGCGGAGCCCGCCTTCCCGCTGATCTCCCACTTCGACGGGCGCCTGCTCACGACGGGCGCGGCAGCCTGGGATGAGGGCATCGCCTCCGTGGCCCTGCCCGTGGACTGGCTGGCCGTGGTGGCCCGGCTGAAAGCCCTGGGCGCTCCGCTGGCGGAGTGCGGCCACGGTCGGCAGCTGGCGGGGCTGACCCGCTGGGCGGAGCGGGACCTGGTGGTGGCTTCGCTCCAGGACCCCCCGCGCTCGTAA